The genomic window CCGGTTGTGGCAATTTCGCATCCGCCAAGGCAGCGGCGGAGACGGACGTTGGCCGGGCGGCAACGGCGTGGTTCGGAAATGGGAATTTTTACGACCGCTGACGCTGTCGCTGTTAACCGGACGCCGCCAGGGGCATCAACCGTACGGAGTCGCAGGAGGACAACCGGGCAAGAGCGGTATCAACTGGTTGCAGCGGAGCGGTCGGCCGCCCGAGACGCTGCCGGCCTGTTGCACGTTGTCGGTGAAAGTCGGCGATCGACTGATCATCGAAACCCCCGGCGGCGCCGCCTGGGGCACACCATCGCCACCGTAGCGGAAGTCGCCAGACTTTGGACGACGAGCAATCGTTTAACCCGTAGCCGCAGGCGCCGGCGTGGGTTGCCGTGGGAATTGGTTTAGACTATCGGTTATCACAACCGGTCCGCTTCGATCACCACGTCCCGGCGGACAACGCCTGCGCCTACGGAGCCTGTCAAGCGCAAGGGTGCGAGCAGGACGTGCTGAGGCTCCTTCGGCACACTCGTTTAACCCGTAGCCGCAGGCGCCGGCGCGGGCCGCCGTGGATGGTTGCTATAACACTTGGTGTCCAGGGCCGGATGGCTTCGATTGCGACGCCTTGGCGGAACACGCCTGCGCCTACGGAGCCTGTCAAGCGCAAGGGTGCGAGCAGGACGTGCTGAGGCTCCTTCGGCTACGGGTTAAACGAGCTGGCCGGCTCTGCTAGCCTTGCCCTCGGCCGACCGATATCATTAGCCACATGTTTGATTCCGAATTCCTCAAGCGTCTGGAATACCTTTCGCTGCTGTCCAAACGCGTTTTTAAAGGCCAATTGTTGGCTCAGAGGCGCAGCAAACAACTCGGCGGCGGCGTGGAATTCGCCGATCATCGCGATTATTTGCACGGCGACGACCTGCGATATCTGGACTGGAACGTATATGCCCGGCATGGCGATTTGCTGTTGAAGCGTTTTCAGGAAGAGCAGGATCTGCACGTCTACCTGCTACTGGACGCCAGCGAGAGCATGAACACGGGGGAGCCGAACAAGTTCCTGTTCGCTCGCCAGATCGCCGCCGCGTTGGCCTACATCGCTCTGGCTGATCTGGATCGCGTCAGCATCGTGGCTTACGACGACAAAATCGTTGACACGCTGCCGCTGATGCGTGGCAAAGACAATGTATTGGCGCTGCTGAGGTTTCTGGACCAACTGAAAACCGGCGGCAAAAAAACCGATCTGGCTGCGGTGGCCAGCGAGTTCGGCCGTCGAGCCCCCCGCACCGGCATGGTTCTGATCATCAGCGACCTGTTCGACCAAGCCGGTTTTCGCGACGGCATCGATCGCCTGCGACATCAGCGTTTCGATCCCCACGTGATCCAAATTCACACCCAGCAAGAAGCCCAACCGACGTTGCTGGGCGATGTGGAATTCGAGGACGTGGAATCTCACCAACGGCGCAAAGTCACCGTCACCGAACGGAAACTGGAAGAATACAAAACCCTGTTCGCCAATTTCAACGAAGACATCCAGCGGTACTGCCGCACCTACGGCTTAAGCCATACGCGAGCGACCACCGATGTGCCCTTCGACGCCGTCCTGCTAAAAATGATGCGTGCCACCGCGTAACGTAGCCGAAGTCGCCAGACTTTGGACGGCCTGCCCTTTCGAACGCCCAACATCCCATGATCACCTTCCACCAACCGCTGCCCCCCGCCGACCTGGCGACGGTTCGCGACAACTGGCTGCGGCTCGTCGAGGACGTCGCCAAAGCCGCCGCGGACGCTGGCCGAACGGCGGCCGACGTGCAGATTGTCGGCGTCACCAAATACGTTGATCCGCCCACGGCCGCTTGCCTGGTCGCGGCGGGTTGTCACCACTTGGGCGAAAACCGGCCGCAGAAACTGTGGGAAAAGGCGCAGTGGATGCAACAACAGTCCAGCGATCCAGACCGCATTCGCTGGCACATGATCGGACATTTGCAACGCAATAAGATTCGCCGCACCGTGCCCCTGCTGCATCTGCTGCACAGCGTCGATAGCCCGCGATTGGCGACGGCGCTGAGCGAAGTGGTGAGTGATTCGCGGGAGGCGGACGCGGCACCGCTGGACGTGTTGCTGGAAGTCAACGTCACCGGCGACGAATCCAAAACCGGCATGCTCCCCGACCAAGCGCGGCAGACGCTCGAGTCCCTGTTGGCTCAACCAGCGATCCGCGTCCAGGGTTTGATGGGCATGGCCGGCATCGCAGCCGACCCGGCTGAATGTCGCCGGCAATTTGCCACGATTCGCCAACTGCGCGACGACTGGCAATCGGAGTACAGTATGGTGTTACCGCAATTATCGATGGGCATGAGCGGTGATTTTGCCGAAGCGATTGCTGAAGGGGCGACCATCATCCGTGTCGGCACCCGATTGTTTGCAGGACTCTAGGAACTAAGTATGACCACCCGTTTTGTGCTGCTCGGCGGCTTTCTTGGTGCCGGCAAAACCACGTTGATTTCGCAGTTGGCTCATCGCTACGTGGCCGCCGGAAAACGCGTGGGGATCGTCACCAACGACCAAGCGGCCGATCTGGTCGACACCCAAAACCTCCGCGGCCAAGGTTTTGACGTCGGCGAAGTCGCCGGGGCCTGCTTCTGTTGCAGCTTCAACAATCTGGTCGAAACCGCGGCCAGCCTGTCCAAGGATCAAACGCCCGACATCATCCTCGCCGAACCGGTCGGCAGCTGTACGGATCTGGTGGCCACCGTGCTCCTGCCACTGCAACAGATGTACGGTGATGACTTCCAACTGGCGCCCTTTGGCGTGCTGTTAAAACCCAGCCATGGGATGCGGATTCTAGATCCGGAAGCCGGACGCAGCGGGTTTTCGCCGGACGCCGAATACATATTCCGCAAACAGTTGGACGAAGCCGACTACCTGATGATCGGCCGCAGCGATCAGCTGACCGCCGAACAGCTGGAAAACTGCAAACAACTGTTGTCCGCCGCCGCACCCGACGTGCCCTTGTTGGCGGTTAGCCCCAAAACGGGCGAAGGTGTCGAGCAGGTTATGGGGTATATCGAATCACCGCTGACCGCCGGTCGTCGCGTGTTGTCGATCGACTACCAACGCTACGCGGTGGGCGAAGCCGAAATGGGCTGGGTTAACCTGAGCGCTGCAGCAAGCGGCGAGGGAGAATTCGATCTCGATCGCATCAGTCAAACCCTGGTGGCCGATATCGCTCAGCAGATCGAATCATCCGAAGGGGAAATTGCGCATTTAAAAGTTTCGGTGGGAGCCAGCGGCCGCAATGCCGTGGCCAACGTGGTTAGTACCGGAGGCGGCGTCGACGTCGGCTTACAGGCCGGGCGTCTGGCCAAGGCTCCGATCGAAATCATCGTCAACGCTCGCGTGGCAATGGACCCGGCGATCCTGGAAACGATCTGCACGGCCGCGACCCACCGCGTTGCTCAGTCGCACGCCCTGGAGCTGACCAATTGCACCGCCCACGCCCTGCGTCCCGGAGCTCCCCAGCCCACCCACAGAGTGACCACGTAGCATAACGCTACCTCAATATCGGGACTTAGGGGCTCGCCGTAGCCGAAGTCGCCAGACTTTGGACCTGGTCTAACTCGTGCCCAGGCTCCGCCTGGACACGCACTGCACCGGAGGCTCCGCCTCCCCGTCTCCGGCCAGCCGGCGCCGATCGCGACAATAGATGTTGCGGCGACCTTCCTCAGAAAGCGGATCTGTAGCGTTTCCCACGCTCTGGCGAGCGTAGCTACGAGAGAGCCTTTCCCAGGCTGGAAGCCTAGGCCACGGCCTTACTTCTTCTTCTTTAGGTTAGGGCGTTTGCGTTTGGCTGGTGGCAGTGCGGGCGGGGGCTCGTTGGAGATCCGATCGCGGATCCGGTCGCCCAGGCTTTTGCTGCCGCCGCTATCGCCGTTCCGCGACGTGTCCGCCGCGCCTGCCGACGTTGCCAAAGCCAGGTCGCCCTCGCCCTTGGGCGGCAGGGTCTTCTTGACCAGCTTCCGTTCGGCGATGCCCCACAGGCTGCTGGTGATGAAGTAGATACACAGCCCGCTGGGAACACGGAAGAACAGGAAGCCCATAAAGATGGTCATGAAGGACATGACTTTCTGGGTCATCGCCGTTTGTTCGTCGGTCGCCGGCGGCATGAACATTTTCTGCTGCAACAGGAACAGCCCCATCACCACGATCGGCAGGATATTGAAGTACGGGCCCAGCCAGCCGGTGCCGCGACCGGAAAAGTATTCCCACATCCAGTCGCCCCAGTAGGCCAACATGTCGGGCGCGGCCAGGTTGCTGCACCACTGCAGCGAGGGGCTCAGCGCCGCTTGTCGCAATTCGATATCGACCGACAGGCAGCGATACAGACCGATAAAGATGGGCAGCTGAATAAACATCGGTAAGCAACCCGAGAGCGGGTTAAAGCCGGCTCGTTGCTGCAGTTCGCGCTGCGCCTTGAGGCGGCCTTCCATGTCATCTTTGTATTTCTCGCCGATCTTCTTCAGCTCGGGAGCCAACTCTTGCATCTTCTGTGCATGCACGGCTGCACGACGTCCCAGCGGGAACATCAGCATGCGGACCATCAACGTCAGCAACACAATCGCCACCGCATAGTTTTGCACCACATACTTTTTCAACACATGCAGCAGCTCCTGCAGCGGTTTGGCGATCATCGAGAACCAACCGTAATAGATCGCGTCGGACAACCCATGGGCCGCCATCAATTCTTTTTGCTTGGGACCGGCGAACATTTGCACCTTGTGCATCAACGTTTCCCCCGGGGCCACTTCCGCGGTTTGACTGTCCAGGAAGAACGAAGTGTTGGCGGCGCGTTCTTTATGCTTGGGCAATGCCGATACGTCGGCCACCAACGTCGCGGCAGCTCGCTTGTACTGATCGAACGGCTGCTCGCCATCGGGAATGTAAGCCACCGTGAAATACTGCGCGTCCACGCCGATGTAGCTCAACTGACGCGAGGCCTCCGAATCCTGAGGCGCGAACAGCAGCTTTGCCGGCCCGGAGGTCTTGTCGCGAGCTTCTTTGATCAGCGGGTAAGTGCCCCACAGCACGTGTCCGTCACTTTGCGTGCGATAGATCACGTCACGGGCGCCCGCGCCACCAAAGTTAGGGCTGATTTTGTTGGAGTACCACCAGCCTTCCAGCGTGATGCCATTGGGGCCTTCCAGTCGGTAGCCCAGTTGCTGAGCCTCATCGCTTTTGTTTTCCACCCCAACTTCCATCTCAACCAGATAGCTTTCCGGCTGCAGCGTGTAGCGATGGATCAGGTCCACCGCCCCGGCTTCCATCCGCCGGAGGGCTTGCCGCGAGACCGGCAAGCGATACGAAGCCGTCTGTGCAGCTCCGATGTCGGCCGGTTGGTCCACCACGTCCCAGATCTCATTATGCTGCGTCGGCAGCGAAGGCAGCTCGCGGTCGGTTTCTTTTAATTCGCGTTTGCCGACCGCCGACAACGTCAGCAAGCAGGACAGACGATCAAGGTTGCCGACAATTTCATCTTCGCCACCGCGGCTGGACAGCCGGATCAAATCCAAGGGGTGTTCGGTCAGAGTGACTTCGAACTGCAGCGTCTGGCTGCCGCGTTCGACCGAAAGTGTTACCTTGGTATCCGGTTTGAACTCGGTCAGCGCCGCTTCGTAGCTTTGGTAGTCGACAACAGGCAAGTCTTGCATGGCGGTGATGATGTCGCCGGGTTGCAAGCCATCGGCCGTGCCGTCTTGCAGCGATTTGGCCAAGGCGACAGGAGTGCCGGGCCCGATCACATGCACCACCGCTCCATCCTGGTCGGGCAGGTTTTGTAGGGCCATGTAGCCGGCATAGCCGCCCAGCACGTCGACGCGGCGATACTTCAGCCGGCCGTTGTCCTTGCGTTCGGTCAGCTCGATGCGTTCGATCCCCGCTCCACGGCTGTTCAGATAAACCAGCATCCGGTAACCGGACTCGGGGTCGAACGAGCCCAGGGTTTGCCAGGAGGCCTCGCTGGGCCGTGGCGGTTCGTCACCGTCGCCCTCGGAATCCGCGGCATCGGGGTCCGCGGCGTCTTCGGCCGGCGGGACATCGGGATCCACAGCGGCGACCGCGTCACCGCCTTGGCCATCGGGCCCGTCGGCGGGCAGGTCCGCAGGTCGGGGAGGCCCGAACATCCCGTTCAGAGCGATATAGATGAACAGAAAGGCGGTCGAGGCGATGACCCAAGAGAGAAGACGGCGTTCCACGTGCTGAGCGATCCGGTAGGGAGGTGTGCTTTTTGAGGTATTCTGCCGGTCGAAAGTGATATTGGGAACCCGAAAACGGAATTGCGGCCAGAGGAAGGCGTAAAAAGCCACCAAGTGCCCCGTCTTTCTGGCATTTTCTGCGAACCTTTTGCAGGCTCCCATTGCATGTTTTGGGGCAGCATCGCTAAATTGTGGGGGTTGACGGCAATTGGTGCGACCAAACAGCGCTGGTAGCGGTTATTTCATTAAACGGAGGGATACATCTGTCCTATGCACTGGAGAATCGATGGTTAAGTTAGTGGTTCGTGACCGAGAAAGCATTCAGGAGGCCGTACGGCGTTTCCGCAAATTGGTCGAGCGGAGCGGAATCAAGAAAGAGATGCGTCGCCGCGAGTATTACGAAAAACCCAGCGAAACCAAGCGTCGCGCTCGATTGCGAGCCGAACGACGCGGCCGCCGCACACGCTTGCTAGCAGGCGGCTAACGAGACCCCCAGCGTCTCCCCACAACTTGATGACCCCCAGCGGTAGGCGAACCCGATCAGCTTACCGCGTGTCATCAAGACCAACCCGAACAAGCATCGGGCGATTAGCTCAGTTGGCTAGAGCGCTTCGTTTACACCGAAGATGTCGGGGGTTCGAGTCCCTCATCGCCCATTTTTTATTCGACCCCTGTTTTCCGATTTGGAGAACAGGGGTTTTTTCGTGTTCAAACGCTGAGACACGGCGGCCTCGTTTAACCCGTAGCCGCAGGAACCTCGCAAAGCTCTGCCATTGAAGAGGGGCGTCGCGGAACGTGAAATGTATTATTGGCGGATTCGTTTCACTCTCCCTCTGGGAGAGTCGAGCGTCAGCGAGGAGAGGGCGACCGTGCCGCACCACTTTGCCTATACTACGAGTCGTCCACCGAGACTTTTTCGGGCAACAATCGACCAAACGATTCGGAGGCAGGCTTATGTATGACACTTCTCTTGGAGAACGCGTATTGAGAGGTGCCGAAGCACGCTTGTTCGCTGGGGCTGCTTGGCAACTTACCGACGAGCTCCGAAGTTGGATCCCCTCGAAGCCTGGGCAATCGCGGAGCTTTGGAATCAGCAATCCGCTTCTGGATCCGTTGACAGCTGAGCAAGTGTTGGTGCTGATCGATCGCGTGACCGCCTATTTGTTGGACCGCGACATCGAAGCCCCCTCGCGGACCGCCCTGCTGGACGCCACGATCGCAACCATCTATCAGAAAGTCACCGCAAGCATTGAAGCAGAGATTGACAGCGCCTCACCAGCGCTGTCGCTCGCTGAAGATCTCGACGAGCGGCACCAATACGACGAGCGTGCGGACGTCGTGGCGGCTTGTTATCAAACGGTTGACCCCGACAGCGAGTATTGTGAAATTCCCGATCCTGATTGCGTGGATATGGAAATTTGGCAGGAATGGATCGATCGACTGCGAGATCGGATTTTGCCAGACCAGGACTGGGGGTTGGAAGCCATGGCCATGGATCTGCCGCCGGACAAGAGCGCGGCCCTCAAACAGTCGATGGGAATCCAGGGCGACTACTTCATCGATACCGTTGCGGACGCTTCCGTGGAAGAAGCGGCGACCGCGTGGTGCAATCTGTTGGAACGGATCACGGGAGTGCGGCCGGAGTTTTGGCGTTTCGGAGCCGGAATTCCCATGCCCGAAAACGCCAGCATCCCACCTCCTTATGATGTGCTCAGTTTTTCCGATGGCCCCGAACCATTGGAGGACTTTTAACGGTCAACGGCGTCATTGTTTAACCCGTAGCCGCAGGAGCCTTGTCACGGTCTGTTCACACCTTGGCGTCTGACAGGCTCCGCAGGCGCAGGCGTCTGTCCTCCGAAGTGTGGTAGTCCAAGCGAATCGGTGGGGTGAACCGGAGCAAGACACAACCACCCGCGGCAGCCCTCGCCGGCGCCTGCGGCTACGGGGTAAACGAGGAGGCCACACATTTCGAAGAACGTCGCCGTATCGCTCGTCCGGCTCCGTAGCCGCAGGAGTTGTGCTCCGCGGTCAGTAGCTCGGCACGTCACTTTCATCTGTCAGATCGAAATGCGATAGATCGCTCCGTAGTGAGCCGGCAAGGAGACAGCGTGCCATTGTTCCGGCTCGTCGACCGTCACGGAATCGGCTCCTCCTGGCGAGTCGGCATCCAACAGCTCCGTCCAGGTCCCGGCGTGCGGAAAAGGAGCCCAGCCCTGCTGATCAGTTGACGAAAAATTCAGGAATACCAGCAGCGTTTCGCCACTGCCATTGGTGGCTTCGCGGCGATAACAGACGACCCCGCGTTGGAGCTGTTGTGGGTCAAAGTAATAGTAGAAATATCCGCGGCTGCGCAGTGCCGGACTGCTCCGCCTCAGCTCGCCCAGTCGCCGGTGCAGCCTCAGCAGCGCCCGGCCTTCACGATCGTAGAAATGTTCCCAGTGCACATCTCTGCGAAACAGAATCCGGCCAAACCCATGATGCGGCACGCCCCAATTTTCCGCGAACTCCTGCCCCTGCCAAAGCATCGGGATCCCTTTTGCCGTATACATCGCGATGATAAAAGGCTGAACAATATAAAACTGCCCACGGTCGCCGAACGGCTGCTGAAGTACATCCTGTTCACCGGTGGGGGCTACCCGGGCCAGAAACCTGCCGTGATCGTGCGTCTCGATGTACTGAAAGGGGGCGACCGGAAACGATTCGCCGGACGTCGGATGACGGTATGCTTCCGGATAGCCGATGTAGCTGGGGTCAAGCAGGTGCACGAATTGATCGTCCACATAGCCGTGTCGGCCCATATCAGCAGCTTTGTCGAGCAACGCATTCTGCCAACAGCAATTCGTGTACGTGTTCCGCAACACACCCTGGGGGTCCGGCAGGTGTTCGGCGCACTGGATGATCCGCGTCCGATCCGTTCCGTCACCAACACTAAACCGCGAGACACTCTTCGCATAGTTGTAGGTGCGATGCACTAGCCGAGAGTATCCTCGGCCAGTCGGGCCCTCATACATCCCGGGCACATAGTCATAGCGGAAACCGTCGATGTGATATTCATCGATCCAGTAGCGGTTGACTTCCCAGAAGAACTCGCGGGTGAACTCCTTCGCGTAGTCGGTGCCGGGACGCGAAAAGAACTCTCCTTGATACACGCCCATCATCGAGTTGGGCTCACCAACCCGATCGTATAACAACGAGTAAGGAAACTCGGCGTGCGCGTGCGCGTAGACCGCATCCACGATCACGGCGATCCCTTTGGCGTGGCAGGCATCCACCATTCGCTTCATGCCTTCGGGGCCCCCGTAGCGTTCGTCCGGTGCGAAGTATCCGAGCGGCGTGTAGCCCCATTCGATGTCTTCTTTGACATTGCTGACGGGCATCAACTCTAACACGTTGACGCCGAGCCCCAGCAGGTAGTCCAGGCGATCGACGACGCCGTCGAACGTTCGATTGAATTCATCGATATGCAACTCGTAGACAACCAGATCATCGACTTCGGGTGTCCGCCAAGCATCATCGGACCAGGCAAATGATGCAGCCCCCGAATCGAGTACGAATGCAGCGTGAGTTCCCGGCGCACTTCTGCGGGCAAAGGGATCACTGAACCATTCGACGATAACGTCTTGCCCACGCAGTAGCTGGAACCGGTAATGGTAAATCCCCTCGTCGCCGAACGAACCGATCCCGCGATTAGCGGTCACATTAACAGTCGTATCCCAGAGATCCAAATCATGGTCGTCGTGACAGAAGAGATCGAAATCCAGAGGTTTGATCGCGGCAACGAATTGATCACGACGATGAATAACCCGCACCCGCACACGATATCCGTCCGCATAGCGGATGCCGGGAAGATAGATGCCGATGCGAACCAACCATTGATTGCCATCATGGCTGACGTGAGCCCCGACTTCCTGCAAATCAATCATACCTAGCCCCTTGATTTGAGATGGTTTCCTTCAACTACCTGCGGCCACTGACATAGAGTTTAGCAGGACCATCGATGAAGCACAGCTTCGCTGGGCAGGCCTTTACCCTAATTGCTTTGTCCCCATTCCGTTGCCGCTCCAAAATCCAGGGCACAAGATTCGACAAAGGAATGGGGACAAAGGAATTTCGGAGTCTGCCACCTGTTGTGGGCCCTGCAGCCTCCGGGGCGTTGTCGGCCGAGATGACAGGAAGATGGGGAGCCGATGACTTAGACGTGACGCTTCGCCTGGACTACGATCGCGAGGTGGCAATTTTGTCGCTCAGATGCTGCTCCAACATCTTGGCATTCCGCTGATTTGACTTCCAGTACACATCGAACAGGTCCCCCGCCACCGGGATCGCGCCGATCGTGAGGTCGACGGCGATGTTGGCGACCATCCGGGCGAGCATTCGTTTGGGCACGCCCGCTCGGTGAGCTTGATGAAGCACCCAACCACTAACTGCCGCCGTACTTAAATCCCCCACGCCCGG from Roseimaritima ulvae includes these protein-coding regions:
- a CDS encoding YggS family pyridoxal phosphate-dependent enzyme — its product is MITFHQPLPPADLATVRDNWLRLVEDVAKAAADAGRTAADVQIVGVTKYVDPPTAACLVAAGCHHLGENRPQKLWEKAQWMQQQSSDPDRIRWHMIGHLQRNKIRRTVPLLHLLHSVDSPRLATALSEVVSDSREADAAPLDVLLEVNVTGDESKTGMLPDQARQTLESLLAQPAIRVQGLMGMAGIAADPAECRRQFATIRQLRDDWQSEYSMVLPQLSMGMSGDFAEAIAEGATIIRVGTRLFAGL
- the rpsU gene encoding 30S ribosomal protein S21 yields the protein MVKLVVRDRESIQEAVRRFRKLVERSGIKKEMRRREYYEKPSETKRRARLRAERRGRRTRLLAGG
- the yidC gene encoding membrane protein insertase YidC, translating into MERRLLSWVIASTAFLFIYIALNGMFGPPRPADLPADGPDGQGGDAVAAVDPDVPPAEDAADPDAADSEGDGDEPPRPSEASWQTLGSFDPESGYRMLVYLNSRGAGIERIELTERKDNGRLKYRRVDVLGGYAGYMALQNLPDQDGAVVHVIGPGTPVALAKSLQDGTADGLQPGDIITAMQDLPVVDYQSYEAALTEFKPDTKVTLSVERGSQTLQFEVTLTEHPLDLIRLSSRGGEDEIVGNLDRLSCLLTLSAVGKRELKETDRELPSLPTQHNEIWDVVDQPADIGAAQTASYRLPVSRQALRRMEAGAVDLIHRYTLQPESYLVEMEVGVENKSDEAQQLGYRLEGPNGITLEGWWYSNKISPNFGGAGARDVIYRTQSDGHVLWGTYPLIKEARDKTSGPAKLLFAPQDSEASRQLSYIGVDAQYFTVAYIPDGEQPFDQYKRAAATLVADVSALPKHKERAANTSFFLDSQTAEVAPGETLMHKVQMFAGPKQKELMAAHGLSDAIYYGWFSMIAKPLQELLHVLKKYVVQNYAVAIVLLTLMVRMLMFPLGRRAAVHAQKMQELAPELKKIGEKYKDDMEGRLKAQRELQQRAGFNPLSGCLPMFIQLPIFIGLYRCLSVDIELRQAALSPSLQWCSNLAAPDMLAYWGDWMWEYFSGRGTGWLGPYFNILPIVVMGLFLLQQKMFMPPATDEQTAMTQKVMSFMTIFMGFLFFRVPSGLCIYFITSSLWGIAERKLVKKTLPPKGEGDLALATSAGAADTSRNGDSGGSKSLGDRIRDRISNEPPPALPPAKRKRPNLKKKK
- a CDS encoding alpha-amylase family glycosyl hydrolase, yielding MIDLQEVGAHVSHDGNQWLVRIGIYLPGIRYADGYRVRVRVIHRRDQFVAAIKPLDFDLFCHDDHDLDLWDTTVNVTANRGIGSFGDEGIYHYRFQLLRGQDVIVEWFSDPFARRSAPGTHAAFVLDSGAASFAWSDDAWRTPEVDDLVVYELHIDEFNRTFDGVVDRLDYLLGLGVNVLELMPVSNVKEDIEWGYTPLGYFAPDERYGGPEGMKRMVDACHAKGIAVIVDAVYAHAHAEFPYSLLYDRVGEPNSMMGVYQGEFFSRPGTDYAKEFTREFFWEVNRYWIDEYHIDGFRYDYVPGMYEGPTGRGYSRLVHRTYNYAKSVSRFSVGDGTDRTRIIQCAEHLPDPQGVLRNTYTNCCWQNALLDKAADMGRHGYVDDQFVHLLDPSYIGYPEAYRHPTSGESFPVAPFQYIETHDHGRFLARVAPTGEQDVLQQPFGDRGQFYIVQPFIIAMYTAKGIPMLWQGQEFAENWGVPHHGFGRILFRRDVHWEHFYDREGRALLRLHRRLGELRRSSPALRSRGYFYYYFDPQQLQRGVVCYRREATNGSGETLLVFLNFSSTDQQGWAPFPHAGTWTELLDADSPGGADSVTVDEPEQWHAVSLPAHYGAIYRISI
- a CDS encoding DUF58 domain-containing protein, with protein sequence MFDSEFLKRLEYLSLLSKRVFKGQLLAQRRSKQLGGGVEFADHRDYLHGDDLRYLDWNVYARHGDLLLKRFQEEQDLHVYLLLDASESMNTGEPNKFLFARQIAAALAYIALADLDRVSIVAYDDKIVDTLPLMRGKDNVLALLRFLDQLKTGGKKTDLAAVASEFGRRAPRTGMVLIISDLFDQAGFRDGIDRLRHQRFDPHVIQIHTQQEAQPTLLGDVEFEDVESHQRRKVTVTERKLEEYKTLFANFNEDIQRYCRTYGLSHTRATTDVPFDAVLLKMMRATA
- a CDS encoding GTP-binding protein, with protein sequence MTTRFVLLGGFLGAGKTTLISQLAHRYVAAGKRVGIVTNDQAADLVDTQNLRGQGFDVGEVAGACFCCSFNNLVETAASLSKDQTPDIILAEPVGSCTDLVATVLLPLQQMYGDDFQLAPFGVLLKPSHGMRILDPEAGRSGFSPDAEYIFRKQLDEADYLMIGRSDQLTAEQLENCKQLLSAAAPDVPLLAVSPKTGEGVEQVMGYIESPLTAGRRVLSIDYQRYAVGEAEMGWVNLSAAASGEGEFDLDRISQTLVADIAQQIESSEGEIAHLKVSVGASGRNAVANVVSTGGGVDVGLQAGRLAKAPIEIIVNARVAMDPAILETICTAATHRVAQSHALELTNCTAHALRPGAPQPTHRVTT
- a CDS encoding DUF4112 domain-containing protein produces the protein MLDTSASANTDRRLAVPRTPAAGRATGSESQRNAARLRRVQRVAHWMDSSMSVPGTPIRFGLDSAIGLIPGVGDLSTAAVSGWVLHQAHRAGVPKRMLARMVANIAVDLTIGAIPVAGDLFDVYWKSNQRNAKMLEQHLSDKIATSRS